The proteins below are encoded in one region of Paenibacillus albus:
- a CDS encoding S-layer homology domain-containing protein, translating to MQVSLSEQAIRRKGSKKRLFTLLLTLAMLVGCFVQPLAARAEEENSPTQQSDSESQSQPQSDSDADSASQPESQPQELTTLADPLLQDVEAAIEAAALTVQSKTTIDDWQAVGLSKINKPLPSSYIPALYKKLVAAKGTFTLVTDYERTVIGLTAAHQDATKFAGYNLIERIYNSERMVNQGLNGPLYALIALDSGSYEVPADALWSRDQLVAAIIAKQKEDGGFALGSGASDPDITAMTLIALAPYATQDTVKPAVDGAVNWLSGHQQANGGYLSYGSDASESVAQAIIGLTSNGIDPTDSRFTKNDVNLVQKLLAFRKSDGSFSHTPTGTSNGLATEQALQALIAYDSFVKAEGRLYDFGARQAYGWPTEWILGGGNWQDREWQAIAVIRAGHEVPSSYLTAVDSFLDFMKQYPEYALVTDYERIVMALSAMHLDATDYGGLDLVEKIYNSSVMEAQGLNGPIFALLALDSGDFSTPANAVWNRDKLLESILAKQKNDGGFALFGDVSDPDITAMALTALAPYRTQSAVQTAGQKAVNWLSANQQSNGGYLSSDVDSSEGVAQAIIALTSNGIDPTSTPFTKNGITLLDKLFTYLQADGGFSHVTDPQAAADFMATEQASQALSAYEMFVHGTGKLYQFGKPQPYVQVQVEGPEGSIASGRLSGTKALASLEELLQQNQIPINVTDSQYGKYVSSINGIEAGKYGGYDGWLFDVLRDGQWSFPVVGMDAFDLQKSDKLVVYYGGDDTQLVDSVQVTPAEPKAGEAFRVTVKKTKLNWSDSGSEVVTSAAAGVQVKIGSAQATTDASGVAAFNSGIASAGTYSMGITGYQANKAPSVVRTVQSLTIAEKPVVQPPTTKYVTLSVTGDDQKGTILASKQVALQTGDTAYTVLARELPDKVRKIGSGATLYVQGIDGLSEFDRGSGSGWMYSVNGVFPNYSAGLYKLKQNDVVAWRYTLDLGCDLGQDPCNLPPSGGSGESGGTGGTGGAGGSGDSPAVKDNVIEVPSNGQQSYIVKITHEQQDTDQFTLNIPATQQKVILDIAAAREGLPQVTANKGKLSLAIEKGTKLLEGGDSIELFTSLDVQDTKLNSQIQQQLAAGESLGSIEQAFVMGDADQSYLFDSPLTLTIKGGKGQLAGYIEGEVFTPIHVYDSAEQGATKGNAKVTYAYVAGDDLIIKTNHFTAYVMYTTRTDEGLSTQFKDANQIAAWAYEAIQAAVKKGFVQGSRDKLMPKASVTRAEFTKLMVNALGLKTTEVKASSFKDVPKQAWFAPYVSAAYEANIINGFNDQFKPNETITREQMAVMVARALDIAPTAKTTALKDIAKVSAWAQADVKTIADLQLMTGSGGLFNPVQPVTREMSFVVAMRAFDYKSKHAEETGAGSKVDRQLALTATYVQQTVTDPIVSTLGGEWSVIGLARSGIQVPEAYYAKYYNNLEKTLKEKSGVLHNVKYTEYDRAILALTAIGRSVANVAGYNLLERLADFDSVVKQGINGPIFALIALDSKAYSIPAAASGKTQTTRELLIAYILKRQLADGGWALGEKAAEADTDVTAMALQSLAPYVQSNPAVRTAVDQAIAWLSSHQQSDGGFVSNGAANLESSAQVVVALTSLAINPDQDARFIKNGHSALDALLGYAAPSGGFYHVKSGGISNGGATPGEVDPMATDQALYALAAYDRYAHGQTRLYDMTDARSAS from the coding sequence CGGCGGCACTGACGGTTCAAAGCAAGACAACAATTGACGATTGGCAAGCAGTTGGACTATCGAAAATAAACAAGCCGCTCCCGAGCAGCTATATTCCGGCACTCTACAAGAAGCTGGTTGCAGCGAAAGGAACGTTCACCCTCGTAACCGATTACGAGCGAACGGTAATCGGGCTTACGGCCGCGCATCAAGACGCGACGAAGTTCGCAGGCTACAATCTCATCGAGCGTATCTACAATAGCGAACGAATGGTGAATCAGGGGCTGAACGGACCGCTCTATGCGCTGATTGCGCTCGACAGCGGCAGCTATGAAGTGCCGGCTGATGCACTATGGTCACGCGATCAGCTCGTCGCGGCAATCATTGCGAAACAGAAGGAAGATGGCGGCTTCGCGCTTGGCAGCGGCGCCAGCGATCCGGATATAACAGCGATGACGCTCATTGCGCTGGCGCCTTACGCGACGCAGGATACGGTAAAACCAGCTGTTGACGGGGCGGTCAATTGGCTAAGCGGGCATCAGCAAGCGAATGGCGGTTACTTATCCTATGGATCGGATGCAAGCGAAAGCGTCGCGCAAGCGATCATTGGACTTACGTCAAACGGTATTGATCCGACCGACAGCCGATTTACGAAGAACGATGTCAATCTCGTTCAGAAGCTGCTCGCCTTCCGCAAATCTGATGGCAGCTTCTCGCATACACCCACTGGCACGTCGAACGGATTGGCGACAGAGCAAGCACTGCAGGCACTTATTGCATATGATTCTTTTGTCAAAGCTGAAGGCCGTCTCTATGACTTCGGTGCTCGTCAGGCGTATGGCTGGCCGACGGAGTGGATCCTTGGCGGGGGTAACTGGCAGGACCGGGAATGGCAGGCGATTGCCGTTATCCGTGCCGGACATGAGGTGCCGTCTAGCTACTTAACCGCAGTTGATAGTTTCCTAGATTTCATGAAGCAGTATCCAGAGTATGCCCTTGTTACGGATTATGAGCGGATTGTGATGGCATTGTCTGCTATGCATCTGGATGCAACGGATTATGGCGGTTTGGACCTCGTCGAAAAAATTTACAACAGCAGCGTCATGGAGGCGCAGGGTCTAAATGGACCGATATTCGCGCTCCTTGCCCTCGATAGCGGTGATTTCAGTACGCCTGCTAATGCGGTTTGGAATCGGGACAAGCTGCTTGAGTCTATTCTCGCTAAGCAAAAAAACGATGGCGGTTTCGCCTTATTCGGCGATGTCAGTGATCCGGACATAACGGCGATGGCTCTGACGGCGCTAGCCCCATATCGAACTCAATCGGCTGTTCAGACAGCGGGGCAGAAGGCCGTTAACTGGCTTTCGGCAAACCAGCAGTCAAACGGCGGCTATTTGTCTTCCGATGTTGATTCTAGCGAAGGGGTAGCACAGGCAATTATCGCTCTAACTTCGAACGGTATCGACCCAACGAGCACGCCTTTTACGAAGAATGGCATTACACTGCTGGACAAGCTGTTCACGTATCTGCAAGCTGACGGTGGTTTCTCGCATGTTACTGATCCGCAGGCAGCTGCAGATTTTATGGCAACCGAGCAAGCATCACAAGCGCTCAGCGCATATGAAATGTTCGTCCACGGCACGGGTAAGCTGTACCAGTTCGGCAAGCCGCAGCCGTACGTGCAAGTTCAAGTGGAAGGACCGGAAGGTTCTATTGCTTCAGGCAGGCTGAGCGGCACGAAGGCTCTTGCTTCGCTAGAGGAGCTTTTACAGCAAAATCAAATCCCGATTAATGTGACGGACTCTCAATATGGGAAGTATGTCTCCTCAATAAATGGAATTGAAGCCGGTAAGTATGGCGGCTACGACGGATGGCTGTTTGACGTGCTTCGTGATGGACAATGGAGCTTCCCTGTAGTGGGGATGGATGCTTTTGATCTGCAGAAGTCCGATAAACTCGTCGTCTACTATGGCGGCGATGACACGCAGCTCGTCGATTCCGTACAGGTCACACCTGCTGAACCAAAAGCAGGCGAAGCGTTCCGAGTAACCGTAAAGAAAACCAAGCTTAATTGGAGCGACAGCGGCAGCGAGGTTGTTACTTCGGCGGCGGCTGGCGTTCAGGTGAAGATCGGCAGCGCGCAGGCAACAACGGATGCTAGCGGCGTAGCTGCATTCAACAGCGGCATTGCTTCGGCAGGCACGTATTCGATGGGAATTACGGGGTATCAGGCGAATAAAGCGCCAAGCGTCGTTCGTACGGTTCAGTCGCTCACCATTGCGGAGAAGCCGGTCGTACAACCGCCGACAACCAAGTACGTCACGCTGTCGGTAACAGGCGATGACCAGAAAGGGACGATACTCGCATCGAAGCAAGTTGCGCTGCAAACAGGCGATACGGCATACACGGTGCTCGCGCGTGAATTGCCTGACAAGGTCCGCAAGATAGGTTCGGGAGCGACGCTCTACGTGCAAGGGATCGACGGATTGAGTGAATTCGATCGCGGCTCGGGCAGCGGATGGATGTACTCGGTTAACGGCGTATTTCCAAACTACAGCGCCGGGCTGTACAAGCTGAAGCAGAATGACGTTGTTGCTTGGCGTTATACGCTTGACCTCGGCTGTGATTTAGGCCAAGACCCGTGCAACTTGCCACCGAGTGGAGGGTCCGGAGAGTCCGGTGGTACAGGAGGTACAGGAGGTGCTGGCGGATCTGGCGATAGTCCGGCTGTCAAAGACAACGTCATCGAAGTTCCAAGTAATGGGCAGCAGAGCTATATCGTTAAAATCACGCATGAGCAGCAAGACACAGATCAGTTCACCCTCAACATCCCCGCGACTCAGCAGAAAGTCATTCTCGATATCGCAGCTGCGAGAGAAGGTCTTCCGCAGGTTACGGCTAACAAGGGCAAGCTGTCGCTCGCGATTGAGAAAGGAACGAAGCTGCTCGAAGGCGGCGACTCGATCGAACTGTTCACAAGCCTCGATGTGCAGGATACGAAGCTGAACAGTCAAATTCAGCAGCAGCTTGCAGCAGGCGAGTCGCTTGGTTCGATAGAGCAAGCTTTTGTCATGGGGGATGCAGATCAGTCGTATCTGTTCGATTCACCGCTGACACTGACTATAAAAGGTGGCAAAGGGCAGCTCGCCGGCTACATCGAAGGAGAAGTGTTCACGCCGATTCATGTTTATGACTCCGCAGAGCAGGGTGCTACGAAAGGCAATGCCAAGGTCACGTATGCGTACGTTGCCGGGGATGATCTGATCATTAAGACGAATCATTTTACAGCTTATGTAATGTATACGACCCGTACCGATGAAGGGCTGAGCACGCAATTCAAAGATGCGAATCAGATCGCAGCATGGGCTTATGAAGCGATTCAAGCGGCTGTGAAGAAAGGCTTCGTACAGGGCAGCAGAGATAAGCTCATGCCGAAAGCCTCCGTTACGAGAGCGGAGTTTACGAAGCTGATGGTGAATGCGCTCGGTTTGAAAACGACGGAAGTGAAAGCGAGCAGCTTCAAGGATGTTCCAAAGCAAGCATGGTTCGCGCCTTATGTGAGTGCTGCATATGAAGCGAACATCATCAATGGGTTTAACGATCAATTCAAGCCCAATGAGACGATTACTCGCGAACAAATGGCGGTTATGGTTGCCCGCGCGCTCGACATTGCACCTACTGCAAAGACAACTGCGCTGAAGGACATCGCCAAGGTGTCGGCATGGGCGCAAGCGGACGTGAAGACAATTGCCGATTTGCAGCTGATGACAGGCAGCGGCGGTTTATTCAATCCTGTACAGCCGGTTACGCGCGAAATGTCGTTCGTCGTTGCGATGCGTGCTTTTGATTACAAGAGTAAGCACGCGGAAGAGACAGGAGCCGGCAGCAAGGTCGATCGCCAACTTGCTTTAACAGCGACTTATGTTCAGCAGACGGTCACAGACCCGATCGTTTCGACGCTTGGCGGTGAATGGTCGGTCATCGGACTTGCTCGTTCAGGCATTCAAGTGCCGGAGGCCTATTATGCAAAGTACTATAACAATCTGGAGAAGACGCTCAAAGAAAAGTCAGGCGTTCTGCACAATGTGAAATATACGGAGTATGACCGTGCCATTCTGGCGCTGACGGCAATCGGACGAAGCGTTGCTAACGTCGCCGGCTATAACTTGCTCGAGCGGCTTGCTGACTTCGATTCGGTTGTGAAGCAGGGCATTAACGGACCGATATTTGCTCTTATCGCACTGGACAGCAAGGCATACAGCATTCCCGCAGCAGCAAGCGGGAAGACGCAGACGACGAGAGAGCTGCTCATCGCATACATTCTGAAGCGTCAGCTCGCAGATGGCGGCTGGGCGCTTGGGGAAAAGGCTGCGGAAGCGGATACCGATGTGACCGCGATGGCATTGCAAAGCTTGGCTCCGTATGTGCAGTCGAATCCAGCTGTGCGGACGGCAGTGGATCAAGCGATTGCTTGGCTGTCCAGTCATCAGCAATCGGACGGCGGCTTCGTCAGCAATGGCGCGGCGAACTTGGAGAGCAGCGCGCAAGTGGTTGTAGCGCTGACAAGTCTAGCAATCAATCCGGACCAAGATGCAAGATTCATCAAGAATGGGCATTCCGCGCTTGATGCATTGCTCGGCTATGCAGCGCCAAGCGGAGGATTTTATCATGTCAAATCAGGCGGAATAAGCAATGGCGGTGCAACGCCGGGCGAGGTCGACCCGATGGCGACCGATCAAGCGCTGTACGCGCTCGCTGCATATGATCGTTACGCGCATGGTCAAACAAGGCTTTACGATATGACGGACGCGAGAAGCGCCTCATGA